A DNA window from Acidimicrobiia bacterium contains the following coding sequences:
- a CDS encoding ABC transporter substrate-binding protein, whose amino-acid sequence MIASACNSGNDSGGESGASAGPPQPGGEIVIGLDAEGDGFNPATSQWGPATVQMALALMDPLTSIDEDGMWHPYLAESITPNDDFTEWTIRLRPGITFSSGNPVDAEAVKFNLDNVINSILVGPVLTGLNEPEVVDDLTLKLTTDEPWSSLPLYLAGQPGYIGDPEWLGAPDSDPQAPVGSGPFVLEERTLDAQTVVVRNDGYWRDPYPYLDRVTFRIVPDTIQRVQALETGELDLTISQNDEDVVAIEENPNLESLTQFSTDESFVMLNVSQPPFDNPVAREALALGMDRDSWNSVTNPTGITRLADSPWPEESPWHPEGVEFPDYDPDRARELVGRYEEETGEPLSFRFGTTDAPEAERTQDILAEQWRDIGVEVDPYNSEQATLISDVLGGDYQALVWRQFNSPDPDGESHWWFSKNAEGAVSTNFARNKDPRIDEALRAGRATDDVEVRRDEYRKVAEYLNEDLPYLWLQHTTWVVGFQKDLESVGVWEFPDGTPGAPVFNSQVQVYPIWLAP is encoded by the coding sequence ATGATCGCGTCTGCGTGCAACAGCGGGAACGACTCCGGCGGCGAGTCGGGGGCCAGCGCCGGACCACCACAACCCGGCGGTGAGATCGTGATCGGCCTCGACGCCGAGGGTGACGGCTTCAACCCCGCCACGAGCCAGTGGGGACCCGCCACCGTCCAGATGGCACTGGCGCTGATGGACCCCCTCACGAGCATCGACGAGGACGGGATGTGGCACCCCTACCTGGCGGAGTCGATCACGCCCAACGACGATTTCACCGAGTGGACGATCAGGCTGCGGCCGGGCATCACGTTCTCCAGCGGTAACCCCGTCGACGCCGAGGCTGTCAAGTTCAACCTCGACAACGTCATCAACTCGATCCTGGTCGGACCCGTTCTGACAGGGCTCAACGAGCCCGAAGTCGTGGACGACCTCACACTGAAGCTCACGACAGACGAACCCTGGTCCTCACTGCCGCTCTACCTCGCCGGCCAACCCGGCTACATCGGTGACCCCGAGTGGCTCGGTGCCCCCGACTCCGATCCCCAGGCGCCCGTCGGCAGCGGGCCGTTCGTCCTCGAGGAACGCACGCTCGACGCGCAGACCGTCGTGGTGCGCAACGACGGCTACTGGCGCGACCCGTACCCGTACCTCGACAGGGTCACGTTCCGCATCGTGCCCGACACGATTCAGCGCGTTCAGGCCCTCGAGACCGGTGAACTGGATCTCACCATCTCGCAGAACGACGAGGACGTCGTGGCCATCGAGGAGAACCCGAATCTCGAGTCACTCACACAGTTCTCGACCGACGAGAGCTTCGTGATGCTCAACGTGTCCCAGCCGCCCTTCGACAACCCGGTCGCACGGGAGGCCCTGGCGCTCGGAATGGACCGCGACAGCTGGAACTCGGTCACGAACCCCACCGGCATCACGCGCCTCGCAGACAGCCCGTGGCCCGAGGAGTCACCGTGGCACCCCGAGGGAGTCGAGTTCCCCGACTACGACCCCGACCGTGCCCGTGAGCTCGTGGGCCGGTACGAGGAGGAGACCGGCGAACCGTTGTCGTTCCGCTTCGGGACGACCGACGCCCCCGAAGCGGAGCGGACCCAGGACATCCTTGCGGAGCAGTGGCGCGACATCGGCGTGGAGGTGGACCCCTACAACTCCGAGCAGGCCACGCTGATCAGTGATGTCCTCGGTGGCGACTACCAGGCACTCGTCTGGCGGCAGTTCAACTCCCCGGACCCCGACGGAGAGTCTCACTGGTGGTTCTCGAAGAACGCCGAAGGTGCCGTGTCGACCAACTTCGCGCGCAACAAGGACCCGCGGATCGACGAGGCACTCCGGGCCGGACGGGCCACCGACGACGTCGAGGTCCGCAGGGACGAGTACCGCAAGGTCGCCGAGTACCTCAACGAGGACCTCCCCTACCTGTGGCTCCAGCACACGACCTGGGTCGTGGGGTTCCAGAAGGACCTCGAGAGCGTCGGTGTGTGGGAGTTCCCCGATGGGACGCCGGGCGCTCCCGTGTTCAACAGCCAGGTGCAGGTGTACCCCATCTGGCTGGCGCCCTGA
- a CDS encoding alpha/beta hydrolase, with product MPWVFLAVTIVGALFTLNAYIPSRHLLPAVVPSFFASWITIEMAGFHIAWQAVATVVFAYLGAFEMWPGWLGLAITLVSWTGLVLIVRQSMHTHTVMERALTDALGDDYRSRIRPELSERLTDDLRWRHLIFPLLFGERDVERIRNVAYGPAGRRNRLDIYRPRGGVENAPVLLQIHGGGWTIGNKQQQAQPLMHYLAAQGWVCVAINYRLSPRVAFPDHLVDAKRALVWIRENITEFGGDPGFVAATGGSAGGHLSALMTLTGNEAVFQPGFEDADTDVQAGVPMYGLYDVRDFEEKKWGEGFVRFFDRIVMKADRGENPDLYTQASPAAWLRPDSPPMFIIHGDKDVLLPVSETRRFVAVVRDIVENPVPYAELPGGQHAFDIFWSVRTSHTVAAISRFLMYEYSRYLDRIDVRQRQSSEVGRRR from the coding sequence ATGCCGTGGGTCTTCCTCGCCGTCACGATCGTGGGGGCGTTGTTCACACTGAACGCCTACATACCGTCCCGACACCTCCTGCCGGCGGTCGTTCCGAGCTTCTTCGCGAGCTGGATCACCATCGAGATGGCGGGCTTCCACATCGCCTGGCAGGCCGTGGCCACGGTCGTGTTCGCATACCTCGGCGCCTTCGAGATGTGGCCCGGCTGGCTCGGGCTGGCGATCACTCTGGTGTCGTGGACCGGCCTCGTGCTCATCGTCCGTCAGTCGATGCACACCCACACGGTCATGGAGCGCGCGCTGACCGACGCCCTCGGCGACGACTACCGCTCGAGAATCCGACCTGAGCTCTCGGAGCGTCTCACCGACGATCTCCGGTGGCGGCACCTGATCTTCCCGCTGCTGTTCGGAGAACGTGATGTCGAGCGCATCCGCAACGTCGCGTACGGCCCCGCCGGGCGGCGCAACCGGCTCGACATCTACCGACCCAGGGGAGGCGTCGAGAACGCGCCCGTGCTGCTGCAGATCCACGGTGGCGGGTGGACGATCGGCAACAAGCAGCAGCAGGCCCAGCCGTTGATGCATTACCTCGCCGCACAGGGCTGGGTGTGTGTGGCGATCAACTACCGGTTGAGCCCGAGAGTGGCTTTTCCCGACCACCTGGTCGACGCCAAGCGGGCGCTGGTCTGGATACGGGAGAACATCACGGAGTTCGGAGGCGATCCCGGTTTCGTGGCCGCCACCGGTGGATCGGCCGGCGGCCACCTGTCGGCACTCATGACGCTCACCGGCAACGAGGCGGTCTTCCAACCCGGCTTCGAGGACGCCGACACCGATGTTCAGGCCGGTGTTCCCATGTACGGGCTCTACGACGTCCGCGACTTCGAGGAGAAGAAGTGGGGCGAGGGCTTCGTGAGGTTCTTCGACCGCATCGTCATGAAAGCCGATCGCGGCGAGAACCCCGACCTCTACACGCAGGCGTCGCCGGCTGCGTGGCTCAGGCCGGACTCTCCCCCGATGTTCATCATCCACGGTGACAAGGACGTGCTCCTGCCGGTGAGCGAGACGCGCCGTTTTGTGGCGGTGGTACGGGACATCGTGGAGAACCCGGTCCCCTACGCCGAGCTGCCCGGCGGGCAGCACGCCTTCGACATCTTCTGGTCGGTACGCACGAGCCACACCGTGGCAGCCATCAGCCGCTTCCTCATGTACGAGTACTCCCGCTACCTCGACCGGATCGACGTTCGCCAGCGTCAGTCGTCGGAGGTCGGGCGGCGGCGCTGA
- a CDS encoding ABC transporter permease yields the protein MTEFVDFAIGGVPVGCVFALMAVGVVLVYKTAGVLNLAFAAQAFASAALYFQLRKEWDWPNIPAFLLAVVVVAPAIGFVLDRFLFRHLRTAPPAARLVTSLGLLVAIPEIVKIVFFSKDAYIAGGTRFNNFGPPTIAPDPARVYTFRIPGLGDHSLDGNQVTTIVITVVVVVGLTLLFRYSQIGLRMRAVVESPRLTQLHGINADRIGSVAWMLSSFVAGLAGVLLAPLFAQVTAESYLTLLVAALAAAVFAGLTSIPLALLGGILLGVTQSVLSGYLPTSSVLATGLRPALPFYALFLLLVFWPLLRRGREASDPLAGVDPPPPGLASGTRSHTMSVVTYAFWIPVIAGFVLVALFVLDSYWLLIMTQALIFSTIFLSITVVTGMGGQVSLCQATFAAVGAFTTGQLVVRYDSSVLLTMAIGAVLAALVGALLALPALRLGGVYLALATLAFALAFESVLVPLDWVGGGTSLLRVPRPVIGSIDFADERAWFLLCLVALGVVSTFVVFIRRGTTGQFLDAIRGSEPAAASIGINPFRSKVIAFAISAGIAGLGGSLLAMHKGQANPFDFVPFIGLFWVVIVSTLGTRTVQGAVMAGFSLMLVPEVLNGLGLPGAFAFVLFGLGALTYARHPEGVVEFQTRRVVGWIDRRFSLDHREELRS from the coding sequence GTGACCGAGTTCGTCGACTTCGCGATCGGGGGCGTCCCGGTCGGGTGCGTCTTCGCCCTCATGGCCGTCGGCGTCGTGCTGGTCTACAAGACCGCCGGTGTCCTCAACCTGGCCTTCGCCGCGCAGGCCTTTGCATCGGCCGCGCTCTACTTCCAGTTGCGCAAGGAGTGGGACTGGCCCAACATCCCGGCCTTCCTGCTGGCGGTCGTCGTGGTGGCACCGGCGATCGGCTTCGTCCTCGACCGGTTCCTCTTCCGGCACCTCCGCACCGCCCCACCGGCGGCGCGGCTCGTGACGTCCCTCGGGCTCCTCGTGGCCATCCCCGAGATCGTCAAGATCGTCTTCTTCTCGAAGGACGCCTACATCGCGGGGGGAACCCGCTTCAACAACTTCGGGCCACCGACGATCGCCCCCGACCCCGCCCGCGTCTACACCTTCAGGATTCCCGGGCTCGGCGACCACTCCCTCGACGGCAACCAGGTCACGACGATCGTCATCACGGTCGTCGTCGTGGTCGGCCTCACCCTGCTGTTCCGCTACTCGCAGATCGGCCTGCGGATGCGCGCGGTCGTCGAGAGCCCACGCCTGACGCAGCTCCACGGCATCAACGCCGACCGCATCGGATCGGTGGCGTGGATGCTGTCGAGCTTCGTGGCAGGTCTGGCGGGGGTCCTGCTCGCCCCTCTGTTCGCCCAGGTGACGGCGGAGAGCTATCTGACCCTTCTCGTGGCAGCGCTGGCGGCGGCCGTGTTCGCCGGTCTCACCAGCATCCCGCTCGCCCTCCTCGGCGGGATCCTGCTCGGGGTCACGCAGTCGGTCCTGTCGGGCTACCTGCCGACCAGCAGCGTCCTGGCGACAGGGCTCCGCCCGGCCCTACCGTTCTACGCGCTGTTCCTGCTCCTCGTGTTCTGGCCACTCCTGCGCCGCGGACGCGAGGCGTCGGATCCCCTGGCCGGTGTCGACCCGCCGCCCCCCGGGCTGGCATCGGGCACGCGCAGCCACACGATGAGCGTGGTGACCTACGCCTTCTGGATTCCTGTCATCGCGGGCTTCGTGCTGGTCGCCCTGTTCGTGCTCGACAGCTACTGGCTGCTGATCATGACGCAGGCGCTGATCTTCTCCACGATCTTCCTGTCGATCACGGTCGTGACGGGAATGGGTGGGCAGGTCTCCCTGTGCCAGGCGACCTTCGCCGCCGTGGGCGCTTTCACGACCGGGCAACTCGTGGTGCGCTACGACTCGAGCGTTCTGCTGACCATGGCCATCGGCGCCGTGCTGGCCGCCCTGGTGGGCGCTCTCCTGGCGCTACCGGCCCTGCGACTGGGAGGTGTCTACCTGGCGCTGGCGACACTGGCGTTCGCTCTCGCGTTCGAGAGCGTCCTGGTCCCCCTGGACTGGGTCGGTGGTGGGACGTCACTGCTCCGGGTCCCACGCCCCGTCATCGGGTCGATCGACTTCGCCGACGAGCGCGCCTGGTTCCTCCTGTGCCTGGTTGCCCTGGGAGTCGTGTCCACGTTCGTGGTGTTCATCCGGCGCGGCACGACCGGTCAGTTCCTCGACGCCATCCGCGGCAGCGAGCCCGCAGCCGCGTCGATCGGCATCAACCCCTTCCGAAGCAAGGTCATCGCCTTCGCCATCTCGGCCGGGATCGCCGGACTCGGGGGATCGCTCCTCGCCATGCACAAGGGCCAGGCCAACCCGTTCGACTTCGTGCCCTTCATCGGGCTCTTCTGGGTGGTGATCGTCTCCACGCTGGGTACGCGCACGGTCCAGGGGGCGGTGATGGCCGGCTTCTCACTCATGCTGGTACCCGAGGTCCTGAACGGCCTCGGACTTCCCGGAGCGTTCGCCTTCGTCCTCTTCGGTCTCGGAGCGCTCACCTACGCCCGCCACCCCGAGGGAGTCGTCGAGTTCCAGACCCGACGCGTCGTGGGATGGATCGACCGGCGTTTCAGCCTCGATCACCGTGAGGAGCTGCGCTCATGA
- a CDS encoding ABC transporter substrate-binding protein yields the protein MRRGLVVSLMVVALTAAACGNSDSGSGGGDNPPDDDGMQTAVDQPGVSDSQISVGVVASTTNPLGGNYGTIADGVRAYFEKVNSEGGVFERDMVVGSERDDQLGNNQAEVQAMLTQDDVFAIFVATLSFSGAELLADTSTPVFGWNINPEFAGPENFFGERGSELCFGCPQPVLPYIAQELGVDKVGTLAYNVPQSAACSEGVEASFEEFPTAEVAFVDTTLQYGTTDYSADVTRMKDEGVELVEPCMDFNGVNALLQEMRRQDYDPTMFLPNSYNHEFIAEFADLYEGQIVLTAFAPFETEDPPPGLDDFLTWMDEIGAAPTEPAVAGWVGAQELVEAILETGPDFTQQKVIDAINGFDEFTADGLLPGLIWPEQHTELNPEQDCSALSEVTDGGFRPHPDFTEPGKPFVCFPRDMTELEDPTFQ from the coding sequence ATGCGCAGAGGACTGGTCGTCTCACTGATGGTGGTCGCACTCACCGCCGCCGCATGTGGGAACTCGGATTCGGGAAGCGGAGGCGGCGACAACCCGCCCGACGACGACGGGATGCAGACCGCTGTCGATCAGCCCGGCGTGAGCGACTCGCAGATCTCGGTCGGGGTCGTGGCGTCGACCACCAACCCGCTGGGCGGCAACTACGGCACGATCGCCGACGGCGTCCGTGCCTACTTCGAGAAGGTCAACTCCGAGGGGGGCGTCTTTGAGCGTGACATGGTCGTCGGCTCCGAACGCGACGACCAGCTCGGCAACAACCAGGCCGAGGTCCAGGCGATGCTCACCCAGGACGACGTCTTCGCCATCTTCGTGGCCACGCTCTCGTTCTCGGGTGCGGAGCTCCTCGCCGACACGTCGACGCCGGTCTTCGGCTGGAACATCAACCCCGAGTTCGCCGGCCCCGAGAACTTCTTCGGCGAGCGGGGCTCCGAGCTCTGCTTCGGGTGCCCGCAACCGGTGCTGCCGTACATCGCCCAGGAGCTCGGCGTCGACAAGGTCGGTACACTGGCCTACAACGTGCCCCAGTCGGCGGCCTGCTCGGAAGGGGTCGAGGCGTCGTTCGAGGAGTTCCCGACCGCCGAGGTCGCGTTCGTCGACACGACCCTCCAGTACGGCACCACCGACTACAGCGCCGACGTCACGAGAATGAAGGACGAAGGCGTCGAGCTCGTGGAGCCCTGCATGGACTTCAACGGGGTCAACGCGCTCCTCCAGGAGATGCGCCGACAGGACTACGACCCGACCATGTTCCTGCCCAACTCGTACAACCACGAGTTCATTGCCGAGTTCGCCGATCTGTACGAAGGTCAGATCGTTCTCACGGCCTTCGCTCCCTTCGAGACCGAGGACCCACCCCCGGGCCTCGACGACTTCCTCACGTGGATGGACGAGATCGGTGCCGCTCCGACCGAGCCCGCCGTCGCCGGCTGGGTCGGCGCCCAGGAGCTCGTGGAGGCGATCCTCGAGACGGGGCCCGACTTCACGCAGCAGAAGGTCATCGACGCGATCAACGGCTTCGACGAGTTCACGGCCGACGGTCTCCTGCCCGGCCTGATCTGGCCCGAGCAGCACACGGAACTGAACCCGGAGCAGGACTGCTCGGCGCTCAGCGAGGTCACCGACGGCGGCTTCCGGCCGCACCCCGACTTCACCGAGCCCGGGAAGCCCTTCGTGTGCTTCCCGCGTGACATGACCGAGCTCGAGGACCCGACGTTCCAGTAG
- a CDS encoding alpha/beta hydrolase has protein sequence MRARSGRTITGAVAAFLALALAAGACDSGGTSSDGSTQSDDTGAVEGVTLFSERGPYAAGVTTLDLPDREVEVWYPAGTQGVDEAVYYIRDSIPEAIQTIIPEDINPPYVSEAYRDVPASDDGPFPLVLFSHGFGGFSTTSTAITDHLASWGFVVASTDHLERGLESQFGVDVGSDKSDTEVLREVVDLVSAENERSDSVLEGIVSTDEIAVTGHSAGGGAAIAFAAEDDVVTYVPMAASGEGDDEFPGLDTPDKPSLYLAGAIDMVIEPAWTRATYDRAPGPKRLVVIDDVGHLNAFTEICEIGTEGGGVVAIARDLGLPVPESLLVLGEDGCQPEALDSELGWDVTNHFLVAQLREVFGLEEPGTGFEKGIESAFEGVTLTLDEEN, from the coding sequence GTGCGCGCACGATCGGGTCGGACCATCACCGGGGCCGTCGCCGCGTTCCTCGCCCTGGCACTCGCCGCCGGTGCGTGCGACAGCGGCGGCACATCATCGGACGGGAGTACACAGTCCGACGACACGGGTGCCGTCGAGGGCGTGACCCTCTTCTCCGAGCGGGGCCCGTACGCCGCCGGGGTCACGACGCTCGACCTCCCCGACCGTGAGGTCGAGGTCTGGTACCCCGCCGGCACCCAGGGGGTCGACGAGGCCGTCTACTACATCCGCGACAGCATCCCTGAAGCCATCCAGACGATCATCCCCGAGGACATCAACCCGCCGTACGTGAGCGAGGCGTACCGCGACGTCCCCGCCAGTGACGACGGGCCGTTCCCGCTCGTGCTCTTCAGCCACGGCTTCGGGGGTTTCAGCACGACCTCCACGGCGATCACCGACCACCTCGCCTCCTGGGGCTTCGTGGTGGCATCCACCGACCACCTCGAGCGTGGCCTGGAGTCACAGTTCGGCGTCGACGTCGGCAGCGACAAGAGCGACACCGAAGTGCTCCGCGAGGTCGTCGACCTCGTGAGCGCGGAGAACGAGCGCTCCGACAGCGTCCTCGAAGGCATCGTGTCGACCGACGAGATCGCCGTGACGGGTCATTCAGCCGGAGGTGGCGCCGCCATCGCGTTCGCCGCAGAGGACGACGTCGTGACCTACGTGCCGATGGCGGCCTCGGGGGAAGGCGACGATGAGTTCCCGGGCCTCGACACCCCTGACAAGCCGTCGCTCTACCTGGCCGGCGCCATCGACATGGTCATCGAGCCCGCGTGGACCCGCGCGACCTATGACCGCGCCCCCGGGCCGAAGCGCCTCGTCGTCATCGACGACGTCGGCCACCTGAACGCGTTCACCGAGATCTGCGAGATCGGAACCGAGGGAGGCGGCGTCGTCGCCATCGCCCGCGACCTCGGACTCCCCGTTCCCGAGAGCCTCCTCGTGCTGGGCGAGGACGGGTGCCAGCCCGAGGCACTGGACTCGGAGCTCGGATGGGATGTCACGAACCACTTCCTGGTGGCACAGCTCCGGGAGGTCTTCGGCCTCGAGGAGCCCGGGACGGGGTTCGAGAAGGGTATCGAGAGCGCCTTCGAGGGCGTCACGCTCACCCTCGACGAGGAGAACTGA
- the arfB gene encoding alternative ribosome rescue aminoacyl-tRNA hydrolase ArfB: MEAGLQIGRTLSIPEAELTWRTTRSGGPGGQHANTSDTRVEVSFDVAASATLSRLQRERLLERLGPTVRASSSDTRSQAENRRRAGERLAVKIEEALRPDKARNPTRPTKASRRRRVEEKRRRSDLKRQRRRPTSDD; the protein is encoded by the coding sequence GTGGAAGCAGGCCTGCAGATAGGTCGCACACTCAGCATTCCCGAGGCTGAGTTGACCTGGCGCACCACGCGCTCGGGTGGCCCCGGTGGACAGCACGCCAACACGTCCGACACGAGGGTCGAGGTCAGCTTCGACGTGGCCGCGTCGGCGACGCTCAGCCGTCTCCAGAGGGAGCGCCTTCTCGAGCGCCTGGGCCCGACGGTTCGTGCGTCCTCGTCGGACACCCGGTCGCAGGCGGAAAACCGCCGCCGGGCAGGTGAGCGTCTCGCAGTGAAGATCGAGGAGGCGTTGCGTCCCGACAAAGCTCGGAACCCGACGCGTCCGACGAAGGCCAGTCGTCGGCGCCGGGTCGAGGAGAAGAGGCGTCGGTCCGATCTGAAACGTCAGCGCCGCCGCCCGACCTCCGACGACTGA